The following coding sequences are from one Epilithonimonas vandammei window:
- a CDS encoding KTSC domain-containing protein, protein MPSSVINHYSYQEDKKILRIVYQSGAVYDYLDVSQKIFDEFQSAFSKGIFLNKVIKPKFKFRKISD, encoded by the coding sequence ATGCCTTCGTCAGTTATCAATCATTACAGTTATCAAGAGGATAAAAAAATACTCCGAATTGTTTACCAATCCGGAGCAGTCTATGATTATCTGGATGTGTCTCAGAAGATTTTTGATGAATTCCAATCTGCCTTCTCAAAAGGAATTTTTCTTAATAAAGTCATTAAGCCAAAATTCAAATTCAGAAAAATTAGCGATTAA
- the guaB gene encoding IMP dehydrogenase has protein sequence MSIHNKIVETAITFDDVLLVPSYSEVLPNQVSLKSRLTDKISLNVPIVSAAMDTVTEADLAIALARVGGLGFIHKNMTIAEQAAQVNSVKRSENGMIADPVTLSKDHTLAEAKSLMANYKISGLPVVDENNYLIGIITNRDVKYQENLDIKVEEIMTKENLITSDKNTNLEKAKEILLKNRIEKLPIVDKKNKLVGLITIKDIDNQLEYPNANKDQNGRLIVGAGVGVGEDTIERITALVKAGVDIVAIDSAHGHSKGVLDKISEIRKTFPDLDIVGGNIVTADAAKDLIKAGANVLKVGVGPGSICTTRVVAGVGVPQLSAIYNVYEFAKKKNVAVIADGGIKLSGDIVKAIASGAGAVMLGSLLAGTDEAPGEEIIFQGRKFKSYQGMGSLSAMKRGGKERYFQSEAKKFVPEGIEGRVPHKGKLEDVIFQLTGGLRAGMGYCGAKDIEALQKDSKLVMITGSGLKESHPHDVIITQEAPNYSL, from the coding sequence ATGTCTATTCATAACAAAATTGTAGAGACAGCCATCACTTTCGATGACGTGCTTCTAGTTCCTTCTTATTCAGAAGTTTTACCTAATCAGGTTTCCTTAAAATCAAGACTTACAGACAAAATTTCGCTCAATGTTCCGATAGTTTCCGCTGCAATGGATACGGTTACAGAAGCTGATTTGGCGATTGCATTGGCAAGAGTCGGCGGTCTTGGATTCATTCATAAAAATATGACAATTGCAGAACAGGCTGCGCAAGTCAACAGCGTAAAACGTTCCGAAAACGGAATGATTGCCGACCCAGTTACATTGTCCAAAGACCATACATTGGCGGAAGCAAAATCGCTGATGGCGAATTACAAAATTTCTGGACTTCCTGTAGTTGATGAAAACAATTATCTTATCGGGATTATTACCAATCGTGACGTAAAATATCAAGAAAATCTTGATATCAAGGTTGAAGAAATAATGACCAAAGAAAACCTCATCACTTCTGATAAAAACACGAATCTTGAAAAGGCGAAAGAAATTTTGCTAAAAAACAGAATCGAAAAACTTCCAATCGTTGACAAGAAAAACAAGTTGGTTGGATTGATTACGATTAAAGATATTGACAATCAATTAGAATATCCGAATGCTAACAAAGACCAAAACGGCAGACTGATTGTTGGAGCTGGCGTTGGTGTAGGTGAAGACACGATTGAAAGAATCACAGCATTAGTAAAAGCTGGTGTTGATATTGTTGCGATTGATTCCGCTCACGGACATTCGAAAGGTGTTTTGGATAAGATTTCTGAAATCAGAAAAACATTTCCAGACTTGGATATCGTTGGTGGAAATATTGTAACTGCTGATGCTGCAAAAGATTTGATAAAAGCAGGAGCTAATGTTTTGAAAGTTGGTGTTGGGCCAGGTTCTATCTGTACAACCAGAGTTGTTGCGGGTGTTGGTGTTCCTCAATTATCTGCAATTTACAACGTTTACGAATTTGCTAAAAAGAAAAATGTAGCGGTTATCGCTGATGGTGGAATCAAATTGTCTGGTGATATTGTAAAAGCCATTGCAAGTGGTGCTGGAGCAGTAATGCTTGGTTCGCTTCTAGCTGGAACTGATGAAGCTCCGGGAGAAGAAATCATTTTCCAAGGAAGGAAATTCAAATCTTATCAAGGAATGGGTTCTCTTTCTGCTATGAAACGAGGCGGAAAAGAGCGTTATTTCCAAAGTGAAGCTAAGAAATTTGTTCCGGAAGGCATCGAAGGAAGAGTTCCTCACAAAGGAAAACTGGAAGATGTAATTTTTCAATTAACCGGAGGACTACGTGCCGGAATGGGTTATTGCGGCGCAAAAGATATTGAAGCTTTGCAAAAAGATTCGAAATTAGTAATGATTACAGGAAGCGGGTTGAAAGAGTCGCATCCACACGATGTGATTATTACACAGGAAGCACCGAATTATTCTTTGTAA
- a CDS encoding BamA/TamA family outer membrane protein, which produces MLKKFDISRKKKINIEDTFFCNLLKNILLLFFFCAFCGLINAQKKEYWLIDKETKAKKIVSDSAKAVKFLDSLAENSYFFTELKNVKKIENRTEIYYDKGPNFNQAKVQFSDSLVNDLKFQKNEIYTKNLDSLKKNINQKYRDKGFAFNRVKTKFQKMENGIPSVKISVVPASQRKIDGIVFKGYTRLPKQFVKNLNKQYLGKNYDDKNLVSMNQSLQNHQFVSLEKPPQTLFTKDSTQVFLFTQKRKTNTFDGMIGFGNNDSEKFTVNGTLNVVLKNMLNSFESIGVYWQRNPDKSQTFDMQTDIPYTFGSNVGLNINVNIFRQDSTFAIVKFLPAVYYHLSPKQKLGIKGTFESSAILDSLYTSGRDYSKKGIGLYYQYIAGSDIPLFINKSNIRVEADFLKTTYDDTQEKFDQIRYFLFAEHNFNLSGNHFLNIKGESALLSSKNELSTNELFRFGGWNSMRGFNEQSLISDFYAFAGAEYRYLVNDQAFFDLFAQYGQMSNKALGITPKLYSVGLGFNFFLPVGLMSFQISNGNEIGNPFKFNEIKIHWGILSRF; this is translated from the coding sequence ATGTTAAAGAAGTTCGATATATCAAGAAAAAAAAAGATAAACATCGAAGACACTTTCTTTTGTAATCTTTTGAAAAACATTTTATTACTATTTTTCTTTTGTGCCTTTTGTGGTCTAATCAACGCGCAGAAAAAAGAATACTGGCTCATCGATAAAGAAACCAAGGCCAAAAAAATCGTTTCTGATTCGGCGAAAGCAGTTAAATTTCTGGATTCTTTGGCAGAAAACTCTTACTTCTTCACAGAGCTGAAAAATGTCAAAAAAATAGAAAACCGAACAGAAATCTATTATGACAAAGGTCCAAATTTCAACCAGGCCAAAGTTCAGTTTTCGGATTCTTTGGTTAATGATTTGAAGTTTCAGAAGAATGAGATTTACACAAAAAATTTAGACTCACTTAAGAAAAACATCAATCAAAAATATCGGGACAAAGGTTTCGCCTTCAATCGTGTGAAAACCAAATTCCAGAAAATGGAAAACGGAATTCCTTCAGTAAAAATATCCGTTGTTCCAGCTTCTCAAAGAAAAATCGACGGCATCGTTTTCAAAGGTTATACTCGTTTACCGAAGCAATTCGTTAAAAATCTTAACAAACAATATCTCGGAAAAAACTATGATGATAAGAACTTAGTTTCTATGAATCAATCTTTGCAAAATCATCAGTTTGTGTCGTTGGAAAAGCCGCCTCAGACCTTGTTTACAAAAGATTCTACGCAGGTTTTCCTATTCACCCAAAAACGAAAAACCAATACTTTTGACGGAATGATTGGCTTCGGAAACAACGATTCCGAGAAATTCACCGTCAATGGAACCCTGAATGTCGTTCTCAAAAATATGCTCAACAGTTTCGAAAGTATTGGTGTTTATTGGCAGAGAAATCCCGATAAAAGTCAAACTTTTGATATGCAGACGGACATTCCTTACACTTTTGGGAGCAACGTTGGTTTGAATATAAATGTCAATATTTTCCGTCAGGATTCCACTTTTGCGATTGTCAAATTTTTGCCTGCCGTTTATTATCATCTTTCGCCAAAGCAAAAACTCGGTATCAAAGGAACTTTCGAGTCGTCTGCAATTCTGGATTCGCTTTACACGAGCGGTCGGGATTACAGCAAAAAAGGGATTGGACTTTATTATCAATACATCGCAGGAAGTGACATTCCATTGTTCATTAATAAAAGTAACATCCGTGTAGAAGCTGATTTCCTAAAGACAACTTATGACGATACGCAGGAGAAATTTGACCAAATCCGGTATTTTCTTTTTGCAGAACACAACTTCAATTTGTCAGGAAATCACTTTCTCAATATCAAAGGTGAATCTGCTTTGCTCAGTTCCAAAAACGAATTATCGACAAACGAACTCTTTCGGTTTGGAGGCTGGAACTCGATGCGAGGTTTCAATGAACAGAGTCTCATCAGCGATTTTTATGCATTTGCCGGTGCCGAATATCGTTATCTCGTCAATGACCAAGCCTTCTTCGATTTGTTTGCTCAATACGGACAAATGTCAAACAAAGCGCTGGGAATCACACCAAAACTTTATAGTGTAGGTTTGGGTTTCAACTTTTTTCTGCCTGTTGGTTTGATGAGCTTTCAGATCTCCAACGGTAACGAAATCGGCAATCCATTCAAATTCAACGAGATAAAAATCCATTGGGGAATTCTCAGTCGATTCTAA
- a CDS encoding SDR family NAD(P)-dependent oxidoreductase: MSKTIIITGASSGIGFALAEYFGKKGNKVYGLSRKNVSSDYFVSIPTDITEKDQIDNSISEILKTETRIDVLINNAGMGMVGAVEDSTKEDISRLFNLNLIGSVQMMTAVLPKMREQKAGKIINVSSIGSEMGLPFRGFYSASKSALDKVTEAIRYEVYPWNIHVCSLHLGDIKTNIAENRVKTKVSDAYKNVFDKVYALMNSHVGDGTEPLDVAVYVEQLLGKSKWKAHYYFGKFGQKIGVPLKWILPQNTYENLMKKYNKMD; the protein is encoded by the coding sequence ATGTCAAAAACAATTATCATCACAGGCGCTTCGTCCGGAATTGGATTTGCCTTGGCAGAATATTTCGGGAAGAAAGGAAACAAAGTTTACGGGCTAAGCAGAAAGAATGTCAGCTCTGATTATTTCGTTTCGATTCCAACAGATATTACCGAAAAAGACCAAATCGACAATTCTATTTCTGAAATCCTAAAAACGGAAACCAGAATCGATGTTCTGATTAACAATGCCGGAATGGGAATGGTTGGCGCTGTTGAAGATTCTACGAAAGAAGATATTTCGAGGTTATTCAATCTTAATTTGATTGGCTCAGTTCAAATGATGACAGCTGTGCTTCCAAAAATGCGTGAACAAAAAGCAGGAAAAATCATCAATGTTTCCAGTATCGGTTCAGAAATGGGATTGCCTTTCCGAGGATTTTATTCTGCTTCCAAATCCGCATTAGACAAAGTAACAGAAGCTATACGATATGAAGTTTACCCTTGGAACATCCACGTGTGTTCGCTTCATTTGGGCGATATCAAAACCAATATTGCAGAAAACCGTGTAAAAACAAAAGTTTCAGACGCTTACAAGAATGTCTTTGATAAAGTTTATGCTTTGATGAATTCTCACGTTGGCGACGGAACAGAACCTTTGGATGTGGCAGTTTATGTTGAACAACTTTTAGGAAAGTCAAAATGGAAAGCGCATTATTATTTTGGGAAATTCGGGCAAAAAATTGGCGTTCCTTTGAAATGGATTCTTCCTCAGAATACTTACGAAAATCTGATGAAGAAGTATAATAAAATGGATTGA
- a CDS encoding 3-phosphoshikimate 1-carboxyvinyltransferase, with protein sequence MIIKKSELIDGKNIQITGSKSISNRLLILGKLFGNIDMLNLSNSQDTTLLKKALESDSETIDIHHAGTAMRFLTSYYSLFEGRKTILTGSERMKNRPIKPLVDALQSLGADITYLEKEGFPPLQIIGKKLEKNIVKISANVSSQFLTSLILIGGKLENGLTLELEGEITSRPYLEMTLKILNEIGVKSHLAESTIEILPHPENARIEHYEVESDWSSASYFYSLAAIGRKSITLKSYHTLSLQGDSVIKEIYWKYFGINTVSDYAENSITLLPEPALEYPELISLDMNDCPDIAQTLCVTATALKIPFVITGLHTLKVKETDRLVALQNELLKLGAKTHITVEKIESSEFTEPEENISIATYNDHRMAMAFAPFALVKELNIENEDVVEKSYPEFWEDFRAVTQEIE encoded by the coding sequence ATGATTATAAAAAAGTCTGAACTTATAGACGGAAAAAATATTCAAATTACCGGTTCGAAAAGTATTTCGAACCGTCTTTTGATTTTAGGGAAATTGTTTGGAAACATTGATATGCTCAATCTTTCTAATTCTCAAGACACAACTTTGCTCAAAAAAGCTTTGGAATCCGATTCCGAAACTATTGATATCCATCACGCTGGAACTGCGATGCGTTTTTTGACTTCTTATTATTCCCTTTTTGAAGGCAGAAAAACCATTCTGACAGGTTCTGAGCGGATGAAAAATCGTCCAATCAAACCTTTGGTTGACGCACTTCAATCTCTTGGAGCAGATATTACTTATCTCGAAAAAGAAGGTTTTCCGCCACTGCAAATCATCGGAAAAAAATTAGAAAAGAATATCGTTAAGATTTCAGCGAATGTTTCCAGCCAGTTTTTGACTTCATTAATATTAATTGGAGGAAAGTTAGAAAATGGATTGACATTGGAATTGGAAGGCGAAATTACATCTCGTCCTTATCTGGAAATGACTTTGAAAATCCTAAACGAAATCGGAGTCAAGTCTCATTTGGCAGAAAGCACCATCGAAATCCTGCCTCATCCAGAAAATGCAAGAATCGAACATTACGAAGTAGAAAGCGACTGGTCTTCAGCTTCTTATTTCTATTCTTTGGCCGCGATTGGAAGAAAATCAATTACATTAAAAAGTTATCACACATTGTCGTTGCAAGGCGATAGTGTCATTAAAGAAATCTACTGGAAATATTTCGGAATCAACACAGTTTCTGATTATGCAGAAAATTCGATTACGCTTTTGCCAGAACCAGCTTTAGAATATCCTGAATTAATTTCGTTGGATATGAATGATTGTCCGGATATTGCACAAACACTTTGTGTAACAGCAACGGCTTTGAAAATCCCATTTGTGATTACCGGACTTCATACTTTGAAGGTAAAAGAAACCGACCGATTGGTTGCACTTCAAAATGAGTTGTTAAAATTGGGAGCGAAAACACATATAACTGTTGAGAAAATTGAATCTTCAGAATTTACTGAACCAGAAGAAAACATTTCTATCGCGACTTACAATGACCACAGAATGGCAATGGCTTTTGCGCCATTTGCTTTGGTTAAAGAATTAAATATCGAAAACGAAGATGTTGTGGAAAAATCATATCCTGAGTTTTGGGAGGATTTCCGAGCTGTAACTCAAGAAATTGAATAA
- a CDS encoding nucleotide pyrophosphohydrolase translates to MEITTLQNQVDEWIKTIGVRYFNELTNMAILSEEVGEVARIIARRYGEQSEKESDKSKDLGEELADVLFVTLCLANQTGTDLQSAFDKKMKIKTDRDKDRHQNNVKLKK, encoded by the coding sequence ATGGAAATCACAACGCTCCAAAACCAAGTTGACGAATGGATAAAAACCATTGGTGTCCGCTATTTCAACGAGTTGACAAATATGGCAATCCTTTCGGAAGAAGTGGGTGAAGTTGCCAGAATCATCGCCAGAAGATACGGCGAACAATCTGAAAAAGAATCCGACAAATCCAAAGATTTAGGCGAAGAATTAGCTGATGTTCTTTTTGTAACACTTTGCTTAGCCAATCAAACGGGAACAGATTTACAATCCGCGTTCGATAAAAAAATGAAAATCAAAACTGATAGAGACAAAGACCGACATCAGAATAACGTAAAATTAAAAAAATAG
- a CDS encoding alpha-ketoacid dehydrogenase subunit alpha/beta has translation MEITEKHFLNKETNLTDLLKSAYRLMFTAKTMTDLFEQEKKITSKYVHATSRGHEAIQLALGMQLLPQDFVSPYYRDDSILLGVGLTPYELMLQLLAKRDDPFSGGRTYYAHPSLRRDDFPKIIHQSSGTGMQAIPTTGIAMGMKYKEEIGIDDNFEQKPIAVCSLGDASCTEGEVSEAFQMAALKQLPILYLVQDNEWDISASADEIRAQDITQYMQGFNGIETRTIDGTDFIKSYETVKECIKIIREERRPMLIHAKVPLLNHHTSGVRKEWYRDDLEECAKNDPLIKLRNQLSEFSIEDSEVETIEKEVAELVRTDFENAVLAEDPKPEDAYKHDFAPTPITEEKGERSPSGKIPTVMVDCALFAIRELMQKHPEALLYGQDVGLRLGGVFREAITLATQFGEKRVFNTPIQEAFIVGSTVGMSAVGLKPIVEVQFADYIWPGLNQLFTEVSRSYYLSNGKWPVSMILRVPIGAYGSGGPYHSSSVESVLTNIKGIKIAYPSTGADLKGLMKAAFYDPNPVVMLEHKGLYWSKIEGTEAAKTIEPDEDYVIPFGKAREVLLCDNQQNRPTLTIITYGMGVYWASNAAKQFDNQIEIIDLRTLAPLDENRVFESVKKHNRCIVLTEEPVNNSFAQSLAARIGDNCFRHLDAPVKVVGAKDLPAIPINSILEKEVLPSTEKLIKEIEQLLKY, from the coding sequence ATGGAAATTACCGAGAAACATTTTTTAAACAAAGAAACCAACCTGACTGACTTACTCAAATCGGCATATCGCCTGATGTTTACAGCAAAAACAATGACCGATTTATTTGAGCAGGAAAAAAAGATCACTTCAAAATATGTTCACGCTACTTCTAGGGGTCACGAGGCTATTCAGTTGGCTTTGGGAATGCAGTTGTTGCCACAAGATTTTGTGAGTCCTTATTATAGAGATGATTCGATTTTATTGGGCGTTGGATTGACGCCTTACGAATTGATGCTCCAACTTTTAGCAAAACGCGATGACCCATTTTCCGGTGGTAGAACTTATTATGCGCATCCAAGTTTGCGAAGAGATGATTTCCCAAAAATCATCCACCAAAGTTCCGGAACAGGAATGCAAGCCATCCCAACCACCGGAATTGCAATGGGAATGAAATATAAAGAGGAAATCGGAATTGATGATAATTTTGAACAAAAGCCAATCGCAGTCTGCTCACTCGGCGACGCAAGTTGTACAGAAGGCGAAGTTTCTGAAGCTTTCCAAATGGCAGCGCTTAAACAGTTGCCGATTCTTTATCTCGTTCAGGACAACGAATGGGATATTTCTGCCAGTGCAGACGAAATAAGAGCGCAGGATATCACACAATATATGCAAGGTTTCAACGGCATAGAAACCCGAACTATTGACGGAACAGATTTTATCAAATCTTACGAAACCGTGAAAGAATGCATCAAAATCATTCGTGAAGAACGCCGACCAATGCTGATTCACGCAAAAGTTCCTCTATTAAATCACCACACTTCTGGCGTACGAAAAGAATGGTACCGCGATGATTTGGAAGAATGCGCAAAAAATGACCCATTAATCAAATTAAGAAATCAACTTTCAGAATTCAGCATAGAAGATTCTGAAGTTGAAACCATAGAAAAAGAAGTTGCAGAACTCGTCAGAACAGATTTTGAAAACGCTGTTTTAGCAGAAGACCCAAAACCGGAAGACGCTTACAAACACGATTTTGCACCAACGCCAATCACCGAAGAAAAAGGAGAACGTTCTCCAAGCGGAAAAATTCCGACTGTAATGGTAGATTGTGCATTATTCGCGATTAGAGAGTTGATGCAAAAACACCCGGAAGCCTTGCTATACGGGCAGGATGTTGGCTTAAGATTAGGCGGCGTTTTCCGTGAAGCGATTACTTTGGCGACTCAATTCGGAGAGAAAAGGGTTTTCAATACACCAATTCAGGAAGCATTTATCGTTGGTTCAACAGTCGGAATGAGCGCTGTTGGACTGAAACCAATTGTCGAAGTTCAATTTGCTGATTATATTTGGCCAGGTTTAAATCAATTATTTACCGAAGTTTCTAGAAGTTATTATTTATCCAATGGAAAATGGCCGGTTTCGATGATTCTCAGAGTTCCGATTGGCGCTTACGGAAGCGGCGGGCCTTATCACTCAAGTTCAGTTGAAAGTGTTTTGACGAATATCAAAGGAATCAAAATCGCTTATCCTTCAACAGGCGCAGATTTGAAAGGTTTGATGAAAGCAGCTTTCTACGACCCGAATCCGGTTGTAATGCTGGAACATAAAGGATTGTATTGGTCAAAAATCGAAGGAACAGAAGCTGCAAAAACGATAGAACCAGACGAAGATTACGTTATTCCATTCGGGAAAGCGAGAGAAGTTTTGCTTTGCGATAATCAGCAAAACAGACCAACTTTAACAATTATTACTTACGGAATGGGCGTTTATTGGGCTTCGAATGCAGCAAAGCAATTTGATAATCAAATCGAAATCATTGATCTAAGAACACTCGCACCTTTGGATGAAAACCGGGTTTTCGAAAGTGTGAAGAAACACAACCGTTGTATCGTTTTGACAGAAGAACCCGTCAATAACAGTTTTGCACAAAGTTTAGCTGCGAGAATCGGTGACAATTGTTTCAGACATTTGGACGCTCCGGTAAAAGTTGTTGGCGCAAAAGATTTGCCGGCAATTCCTATCAATTCTATATTAGAAAAAGAAGTACTGCCAAGCACGGAAAAATTAATTAAAGAAATAGAACAATTGTTGAAATATTAA
- a CDS encoding TetR/AcrR family transcriptional regulator, with the protein MELDLSTEKKIKINKKELILAEAAKLFKEKGFGGTSMRDLAEKVGMEAASMYNHIKSKDEILELICFKIANQYISQLREIENTNQSFQDKLRAIIGLHVQLIIEDSASVSVANNDWKYLSEEKKNQYKQIRKSYEKSFANIIEQGMENGEFKKMNVSVALFTMLSSLRWIELWYKPSREITPQELEEDLKTLLMNGLNN; encoded by the coding sequence ATGGAATTAGATTTATCCACAGAGAAAAAAATCAAAATCAATAAAAAAGAATTGATTTTGGCAGAAGCCGCCAAACTTTTCAAAGAGAAAGGATTCGGCGGAACCAGTATGCGCGACCTCGCTGAAAAAGTGGGAATGGAAGCCGCAAGTATGTATAATCACATCAAATCCAAAGACGAAATTCTGGAATTGATATGTTTCAAAATTGCTAATCAATATATTTCCCAATTACGAGAAATCGAAAATACGAATCAAAGTTTTCAGGATAAGCTGAGAGCAATTATAGGACTTCACGTTCAGTTGATTATAGAGGATTCGGCGTCGGTTTCTGTAGCGAACAACGATTGGAAATATCTTTCCGAAGAGAAAAAAAATCAATACAAGCAAATCAGAAAATCCTATGAAAAAAGCTTCGCCAATATCATAGAACAAGGAATGGAAAACGGAGAATTCAAAAAAATGAATGTTTCTGTGGCGCTTTTTACAATGTTATCTTCTTTAAGGTGGATAGAACTTTGGTATAAACCAAGCCGAGAAATCACACCACAAGAACTGGAAGAAGATTTGAAAACCTTACTAATGAATGGTTTGAATAATTAA
- the paaE gene encoding 1,2-phenylacetyl-CoA epoxidase subunit PaaE: MSVVFHPLKVKKVKKETPDCVSVSFDVPAELSEQFKFTQGQYLTFRQMNGEQELRRSYSICASPCEGELKVAVKKVPEGLFSSFMNENLKEGDVLEVMPPMGKFYTELNPENKKTYVAFAAGSGITPIISIIKSVLKNEPQSQVVLIYGNKNKGTIIFKEEIEALKNRFMERLSIYHILSREVADADLLSGRINSEKAESFIKNIIPAEKIDEVFLCGPEEMILSVRDTLIQSGVEAKKIHFELFFSAASAEKKKEHESAINKSDDDFSKVTVKLDATALKLDLAYHGPTILDAALQNGADLPYACKGGVCATCKCKLEKGEVEMDINYSLEPDEIAAGFILSCQAHPRSEEVIVNFDIK, translated from the coding sequence ATGTCAGTAGTTTTTCATCCTTTAAAAGTAAAAAAAGTCAAGAAAGAAACACCAGATTGTGTTTCCGTGAGCTTTGATGTTCCGGCTGAATTATCAGAACAATTCAAATTCACGCAAGGGCAATATCTGACATTCCGACAAATGAATGGCGAGCAAGAACTGCGTCGTTCTTATTCGATTTGTGCAAGTCCGTGTGAAGGCGAATTAAAAGTTGCTGTGAAAAAAGTTCCCGAAGGTTTGTTCTCTTCTTTTATGAATGAAAACCTGAAAGAAGGCGACGTTCTGGAAGTAATGCCGCCAATGGGAAAATTCTACACAGAACTCAATCCCGAAAATAAAAAAACATATGTAGCTTTTGCCGCAGGAAGTGGAATCACACCTATTATTTCGATTATCAAATCAGTTTTGAAAAATGAACCGCAAAGTCAGGTTGTTCTGATTTATGGTAATAAAAATAAAGGAACGATTATTTTCAAAGAAGAAATCGAAGCTTTGAAAAACCGTTTTATGGAAAGATTGAGCATTTATCACATTCTCAGTCGTGAAGTTGCCGATGCAGATTTGCTGAGCGGAAGAATCAATTCCGAAAAAGCAGAATCTTTTATTAAGAATATTATTCCGGCAGAAAAAATCGATGAGGTTTTCCTTTGCGGACCGGAAGAAATGATTCTGAGTGTGAGAGATACTTTAATCCAATCAGGTGTTGAAGCTAAGAAAATCCATTTCGAATTATTCTTCAGTGCAGCATCTGCAGAGAAGAAAAAAGAACACGAATCTGCGATTAATAAATCCGATGATGATTTTAGTAAAGTCACTGTGAAATTGGATGCAACAGCTTTGAAATTGGATTTAGCTTACCACGGACCAACTATTTTGGATGCTGCTTTACAAAACGGAGCCGACTTGCCTTACGCTTGCAAAGGCGGCGTTTGTGCGACGTGTAAATGTAAATTAGAGAAAGGTGAAGTGGAAATGGACATCAATTATTCTCTCGAACCGGACGAGATTGCCGCAGGATTTATTTTGTCTTGCCAAGCACATCCGAGGTCGGAGGAAGTGATTGTGAATTTTGATATTAAATAA